In Devosia sp. XK-2, one DNA window encodes the following:
- the kduD gene encoding 2-dehydro-3-deoxy-D-gluconate 5-dehydrogenase KduD — protein sequence MDLSAFSLAGKTVMVTGANTGIGQGIALSIGRAGGKVIGVGRSPMDETVAQMATIGAELIAVQADLGSTRDAQVMFDAVWDKHGPIDGLVNNAGIIKRVDALDFTEDDWDSVMDINLKTMFFLSQSLGRKAIGAERNARIVNVASMLSFQGGIRVASYTASKSGVLGITRLLANEWAARGINVNAVAPGYIETNNTEALRNDPNRSASILGRIPAGRWGVPSDIGDAAVFLLAPASNYMHGAVIPVDGGWLAR from the coding sequence ATGGATCTCAGCGCTTTTTCCCTTGCGGGCAAGACCGTGATGGTCACCGGCGCCAATACCGGCATCGGTCAGGGCATTGCCCTCAGCATCGGTCGGGCCGGCGGCAAGGTCATCGGAGTGGGCCGCTCGCCCATGGATGAGACCGTCGCTCAAATGGCCACTATTGGCGCCGAGCTGATCGCCGTGCAGGCCGATCTCGGCTCGACCCGCGATGCGCAGGTCATGTTCGACGCGGTCTGGGACAAGCACGGCCCAATCGACGGGCTGGTCAACAATGCCGGCATTATCAAGCGGGTGGATGCGCTGGACTTTACCGAGGACGATTGGGACTCGGTGATGGATATCAACCTCAAGACGATGTTTTTCCTTAGCCAGTCCCTGGGGCGGAAGGCCATTGGGGCGGAACGCAATGCCCGGATCGTCAACGTTGCCTCCATGCTGAGTTTTCAGGGCGGCATTCGCGTCGCCAGCTATACGGCGTCAAAAAGTGGGGTGCTGGGCATTACCCGCTTGCTCGCCAATGAATGGGCCGCCAGGGGCATCAATGTGAATGCGGTGGCACCAGGCTATATCGAAACCAATAATACAGAGGCCCTGCGTAACGATCCGAACCGGTCGGCGTCCATTTTGGGGCGCATTCCGGCGGGCCGCTGGGGCGTGCCTTCCGATATTGGTGATGCGGCGGTGTTCCTGCTCGCCCCGGCTTCCAACTACATGCATGGCGCCGTCATTCCGGTCGATGGCGGCTGGCTGGCGAGGTAA
- the kduI gene encoding 5-dehydro-4-deoxy-D-glucuronate isomerase, with the protein MSTDFDIRFAIDPSAAAAMGTDELRENFLIDDLFAAGEVRWTYTHYDRMAVGGAVPNGGALKLDAIKPTGTANFLDRREMIAVNIGEAGTISADGADHAVGPRDMLYIGMGAKDVLFAGEGAKFYLLSAPAHASYRTTLLQKSNAKRLDLGSNETANERSIFQYVNADSVKTCQLVVGLTQFAPGSVWNTMPAHVHDRRMEAYLYFDLKPDAFVVHLMGEPDESRHLIVRNEQAILSPPWSIHCGAGTGAYTFIWAMAGDNVDYTDVEKVEMTDLR; encoded by the coding sequence ATGAGTACCGATTTCGACATTCGCTTTGCTATCGACCCTTCCGCGGCCGCGGCCATGGGCACGGACGAATTGCGGGAGAATTTCCTGATCGACGACCTGTTTGCCGCCGGCGAGGTGCGCTGGACCTATACCCATTATGACCGCATGGCGGTGGGTGGGGCCGTTCCCAATGGTGGCGCGCTCAAACTCGATGCCATCAAGCCGACCGGCACGGCCAATTTCCTCGACCGGCGGGAGATGATTGCGGTCAATATCGGTGAGGCGGGCACGATTTCTGCCGATGGGGCCGATCATGCCGTTGGGCCGCGCGACATGCTCTATATCGGCATGGGCGCAAAGGATGTGCTTTTTGCCGGCGAGGGCGCCAAGTTCTATCTGCTGAGCGCGCCAGCGCATGCCAGCTATCGAACGACGCTGCTGCAAAAGAGCAATGCCAAGCGGCTGGATCTGGGCAGCAATGAAACCGCCAATGAGCGTTCGATCTTCCAATATGTGAATGCGGACAGTGTCAAAACCTGCCAGCTCGTGGTGGGGCTGACCCAGTTTGCGCCGGGTTCGGTGTGGAACACCATGCCCGCCCATGTGCATGACCGCCGCATGGAGGCCTATCTCTATTTCGATCTCAAGCCGGACGCCTTCGTGGTGCACCTAATGGGTGAGCCGGATGAGAGCCGCCACCTGATTGTGCGCAACGAGCAGGCGATCCTCTCCCCGCCATGGTCGATCCATTGCGGTGCGGGCACCGGCGCCTATACCTTCATCTGGGCCATGGCCGGTGACAATGTCGACTACACCGATGTCGAGAAAGTCGAAATGACGGATCTGCGCTGA
- a CDS encoding FadR/GntR family transcriptional regulator — protein sequence MSVTGFSLPNRKPKLAEMVVDALRKRIGAGEFGPGEKLPTESQLTTTFGVSRTVVREAIAALAADGMVQPRQGAGVFVMAQASSTFSTIAGEGSNKISVALNVLEVRMGIEIESAGLAAERHSASQVAAIHEAWNEFGRLLAEGNPTGKTDFAFHRAIAAATNNPFYLEVLDALGSRTIPCDVASPWGTESVLTHDYQAGLHEEHRRILNAIAARNADGAREAMRDHLSRSQERYRARLAEQSLKK from the coding sequence ATGTCCGTGACTGGTTTTTCCCTTCCCAACCGCAAGCCAAAACTGGCTGAAATGGTCGTCGATGCGCTGCGCAAGCGCATCGGCGCGGGGGAATTCGGCCCGGGCGAAAAGCTGCCGACCGAGAGCCAGTTGACCACCACATTCGGGGTCAGCCGCACGGTGGTGCGCGAGGCGATTGCCGCGCTTGCCGCCGATGGCATGGTGCAGCCGCGCCAGGGTGCCGGCGTCTTCGTGATGGCGCAGGCGAGTTCGACGTTCAGCACCATTGCGGGCGAGGGCTCGAACAAGATTTCCGTCGCACTCAATGTGCTCGAAGTGCGCATGGGGATTGAAATCGAATCTGCCGGTCTTGCGGCAGAGCGGCATAGTGCCAGCCAGGTGGCCGCCATTCACGAGGCGTGGAATGAATTCGGCCGGCTCCTGGCCGAGGGCAATCCCACCGGCAAAACGGATTTCGCCTTTCACCGGGCCATCGCTGCGGCCACCAATAATCCCTTCTATCTTGAAGTGCTCGATGCGCTGGGCAGCCGTACCATACCTTGCGATGTCGCTTCGCCATGGGGGACCGAAAGCGTGTTGACCCATGATTATCAGGCGGGATTGCACGAAGAACACCGGCGCATTTTGAACGCGATTGCGGCCCGCAACGCCGATGGCGCGCGCGAAGCCATGCGCGATCACCTTTCGCGTAGCCAGGAGCGGTATCGGGCCCGCCTGGCGGAACAAAGCCTCAAAAAGTAG
- a CDS encoding TRAP transporter large permease, whose product MEYWILFGTFGLLMVVGTPIAFSLGIASFATIVYLGRPPVVVFQQLNSGVSPFTLLAIPFFIFAGDLMMRGGIAARIIAFAGAVVGHIRGGLGQVNVVASTLFGGISGSAVAEAAAVGGIMIPQMKARGYGADYAVNVTSMAALIALLLPPSHNMIIYSLSGGGRISIADLFTAGVIPGLLLALALMFTAYVVARRRGYPTEPFPGFSKALQYFLISIPGLLLIAIIFGGVRSGIFTATESSCIAVIYAFLVTLLVYRTMNWSNFVHCVTGAVRTTAMVLFIIGAAASFGWLMAYLKVAPILTEFVGQLTSDPLMVLLLINVLLLILGTFMDMGPLIIITTPIFLPMVTSFGVDPVHFGVIMILNLGIGLNTPPLGPVQFVAAAVGKISIWAAMRSVWPFYLAGILVLALVTYIPALSLWLPGVFR is encoded by the coding sequence ATGGAATACTGGATTCTCTTCGGCACGTTTGGCCTGCTCATGGTGGTGGGCACGCCTATCGCCTTTTCCCTCGGCATTGCCAGCTTTGCCACCATCGTCTATCTGGGCCGGCCGCCTGTGGTGGTGTTCCAGCAGCTCAATTCGGGCGTCTCGCCCTTTACGCTCCTGGCCATTCCGTTCTTCATCTTCGCCGGCGACCTGATGATGCGCGGCGGCATTGCGGCGCGGATCATCGCCTTTGCCGGGGCGGTCGTGGGCCATATCCGGGGCGGATTGGGCCAGGTCAATGTGGTGGCCTCCACCCTTTTCGGTGGAATCTCGGGCTCGGCTGTTGCCGAGGCGGCCGCGGTGGGCGGCATCATGATCCCGCAGATGAAGGCCCGTGGCTATGGTGCCGATTATGCAGTCAATGTCACCTCAATGGCGGCGCTGATTGCGCTGCTGCTGCCGCCCAGCCACAATATGATCATCTATTCGCTGTCCGGTGGCGGCCGTATCTCGATTGCCGATCTGTTCACCGCCGGCGTCATTCCGGGCCTGCTGCTGGCCCTGGCGCTGATGTTCACCGCCTATGTGGTTGCGCGCCGCCGCGGCTATCCGACCGAGCCGTTTCCGGGGTTCAGCAAGGCCCTGCAATATTTCCTGATTTCCATCCCGGGCCTGTTGCTCATTGCCATTATCTTCGGCGGTGTGCGCTCGGGCATCTTCACGGCCACGGAAAGCTCGTGCATTGCGGTGATCTACGCGTTCCTGGTGACGCTGCTGGTCTATCGCACGATGAACTGGTCCAATTTCGTCCATTGCGTGACTGGCGCGGTGCGGACCACAGCCATGGTGCTGTTCATCATCGGCGCGGCCGCCTCGTTCGGCTGGTTGATGGCCTATCTCAAGGTGGCGCCAATCCTGACCGAGTTTGTCGGCCAGCTCACGTCCGACCCGCTGATGGTGCTGCTGCTGATCAATGTGCTCCTGCTGATATTGGGCACCTTTATGGATATGGGGCCGCTGATCATCATCACCACTCCCATTTTCCTGCCCATGGTCACCAGCTTCGGCGTCGACCCGGTGCATTTCGGGGTGATCATGATCCTCAATCTGGGCATTGGCCTTAATACGCCGCCGCTGGGACCGGTGCAGTTCGTGGCTGCCGCCGTGGGCAAGATCTCGATCTGGGCTGCCATGCGCAGCGTCTGGCCGTTCTATCTGGCGGGCATTCTGGTGCTGGCACTGGTCACCTATATTCCCGCCTTGTCGCTGTGGCTGCCGGGCGTGTTTCGGTGA
- a CDS encoding TRAP transporter small permease: MKNGLLAASRVFGAISTAALWLAGTGLVVMTIVVAYQVFMRYVINASPPWTEGASIMIMSWFIFLGAAVGVREKFHMGFDVLLYALPNSAKPWLRGISDIAIFAFAFGMVWYGLELAIRGWGVRIPVLGLPQTFTYLPIVVSGVLICLFIAERMALRLAGEPVDAETTEHAVNEA; the protein is encoded by the coding sequence ATGAAAAACGGGCTCCTGGCAGCTAGCCGCGTGTTTGGCGCGATATCGACTGCCGCTCTTTGGCTTGCGGGAACAGGCCTGGTCGTCATGACCATCGTTGTCGCCTATCAGGTTTTCATGCGCTATGTGATCAATGCCTCGCCGCCATGGACGGAAGGCGCCTCGATCATGATCATGAGCTGGTTCATTTTCCTGGGCGCCGCGGTCGGCGTGCGCGAGAAGTTCCATATGGGCTTCGATGTGCTGCTCTATGCGCTGCCCAATAGTGCCAAGCCCTGGCTGCGCGGTATCAGCGACATTGCCATTTTTGCCTTCGCTTTCGGCATGGTCTGGTATGGGCTGGAACTGGCCATTCGGGGCTGGGGCGTACGCATCCCCGTGCTCGGCCTGCCGCAGACCTTCACCTATCTTCCCATCGTGGTGTCCGGCGTTCTGATCTGCCTGTTCATTGCCGAGCGCATGGCTTTGAGGCTTGCCGGTGAACCGGTCGATGCCGAAACCACCGAACACGCCGTCAACGAGGCCTAG
- a CDS encoding TRAP transporter substrate-binding protein, whose amino-acid sequence MFHLPKMAAAAVVASTLMVSAASAQTVLRSSDTHPDGYPTVEAVKKFGELLSEKTDGRYSVEVFHSAQLGQEADTIEQTQFGVIDLNRISIGAFGTQVPEATVTQLPYIFRSAEHFHNVLDGPIGEEILAAFDAVDVVALAYYDGGARSFYNSQKPINSPADMEGLKFRVMGSDIFVDMVGALGGNATPMPYGEVYSSIQTGVIDGAENNYPSYDTAGHAEVAQFYSLDEHLMVPEVLVVSKIVWDGLSAEDQAAMREAAKESVAYQRELWTAKEVESKAKVEALGVTINEVDKQPFIDAMKPVYEKYVTDPKLQDLVARIQATEG is encoded by the coding sequence ATGTTTCATCTGCCTAAGATGGCGGCTGCTGCCGTCGTCGCGTCTACACTTATGGTTTCGGCGGCCAGCGCCCAGACGGTGCTGCGCTCGTCCGATACGCATCCGGACGGCTATCCGACTGTCGAGGCGGTCAAGAAGTTCGGCGAATTGCTGAGCGAAAAAACCGACGGCCGCTATTCGGTGGAAGTGTTCCACTCGGCCCAGCTCGGTCAGGAAGCCGACACGATCGAGCAGACCCAGTTCGGCGTCATCGATCTCAACCGAATCTCCATCGGCGCCTTCGGCACCCAGGTGCCTGAAGCGACCGTCACGCAGCTGCCCTATATCTTCCGCTCCGCCGAGCATTTCCACAATGTGCTCGACGGTCCGATCGGCGAGGAAATCCTGGCCGCCTTCGACGCCGTGGATGTGGTCGCGCTGGCTTACTACGATGGCGGCGCCCGCTCGTTCTACAACAGCCAGAAGCCGATCAATTCGCCTGCTGACATGGAAGGCCTCAAATTCCGTGTCATGGGCTCGGACATTTTCGTGGACATGGTCGGCGCCTTGGGCGGCAATGCCACCCCGATGCCCTATGGCGAAGTTTATTCGAGCATCCAGACCGGCGTGATCGACGGCGCCGAGAACAACTATCCCAGCTATGACACCGCCGGCCACGCCGAAGTCGCCCAGTTCTATTCGCTGGACGAGCACCTGATGGTGCCCGAAGTGCTGGTCGTCTCCAAGATCGTCTGGGACGGTCTGAGCGCCGAAGACCAGGCCGCCATGCGCGAGGCCGCCAAGGAATCAGTGGCCTATCAGCGTGAGCTCTGGACCGCCAAGGAAGTCGAATCCAAGGCCAAGGTTGAGGCCCTGGGCGTGACCATCAATGAGGTCGACAAGCAGCCCTTCATCGATGCGATGAAGCCGGTCTACGAAAAATATGTGACCGATCCCAAGCTGCAGGATCTGGTCGCCCGCATTCAGGCCACTGAGGGCTGA
- the lpdA gene encoding dihydrolipoyl dehydrogenase, which translates to MADQFDLTIIGSGPGGYVCAIRAAQLGMKVAVVEKWATLGGTCLNIGCIPSKALLHASELFEEAGHGFKALGIDIPAPQLNLKQMMTHRSETVASNVGGVDYLFKKNKITVFRGIGSIPAAGKVLVTPQTGAQTEIATKNIVIASGSVSANLPGIEIDEKRIVTSTGALTLEQVPNKLVVIGAGVIGLELGSVWMRLGAQVTVVEYLDRILPGMDSEVARQFQRMLQKQGMEFKLSSKVAGIDKQEDGSLKVKVEAAKGGEAEELDADVALVAIGRKPFTEGLGLDIAGVALDERGRVRVDGHFKSSVDGIYAIGDVIAGPMLAHKAEDEGIAVAEILAGQAGHVNYAGIPAVVYTNPEVASVGKTEDELKAEGVNYKIGKFPFTANGRAKAMLATQGFVKILADVETDRVLGAHIVGKNAGEMIHELVTLMEFSGASEDLARTTHAHPTLSEAIREAALSLGDGAIHI; encoded by the coding sequence ATGGCAGACCAATTCGACCTTACCATCATCGGCTCGGGCCCGGGCGGCTATGTCTGCGCGATCCGCGCGGCGCAGCTGGGCATGAAGGTGGCTGTGGTGGAAAAATGGGCGACCCTTGGCGGCACCTGCCTCAACATTGGCTGTATCCCCTCAAAAGCGCTGTTGCATGCTTCGGAACTGTTTGAAGAGGCCGGGCACGGTTTCAAGGCGCTGGGCATCGATATTCCCGCCCCGCAGCTCAATCTCAAGCAGATGATGACCCACCGGTCTGAAACCGTGGCGTCCAATGTCGGTGGGGTCGATTATCTGTTCAAGAAGAACAAGATCACCGTGTTCCGCGGCATCGGGTCAATCCCGGCTGCGGGCAAGGTGCTGGTGACGCCACAGACCGGCGCGCAGACCGAAATCGCCACCAAGAATATCGTTATTGCCAGCGGTTCGGTTTCGGCCAATCTGCCGGGCATCGAAATCGACGAAAAGCGGATCGTCACCTCGACGGGCGCGCTGACGCTGGAACAGGTTCCCAACAAGCTCGTCGTTATCGGCGCGGGCGTGATCGGGCTGGAACTGGGCTCGGTCTGGATGCGGCTTGGTGCCCAGGTGACCGTGGTGGAATATCTCGATCGCATCCTGCCCGGCATGGATAGCGAAGTGGCCCGGCAATTCCAGCGTATGCTGCAAAAGCAAGGCATGGAGTTCAAGCTGTCGAGCAAGGTTGCTGGCATCGATAAGCAGGAAGACGGCTCGCTCAAGGTCAAGGTGGAAGCGGCCAAGGGCGGCGAGGCCGAGGAGCTCGACGCCGATGTGGCGCTGGTCGCCATCGGCCGCAAGCCGTTCACCGAAGGGCTGGGTCTCGATATTGCAGGCGTGGCGCTGGACGAGCGCGGCCGGGTGCGTGTGGACGGCCACTTCAAGAGCTCGGTGGATGGCATCTATGCCATCGGCGACGTGATTGCCGGCCCGATGCTGGCGCATAAGGCTGAGGACGAGGGCATTGCCGTCGCTGAAATCCTGGCCGGTCAGGCCGGCCATGTGAACTATGCCGGCATCCCGGCTGTGGTCTATACCAATCCCGAAGTGGCTTCGGTGGGTAAGACCGAGGACGAGCTCAAGGCCGAAGGCGTCAATTACAAGATCGGCAAATTCCCCTTCACCGCCAATGGCCGCGCCAAGGCGATGCTGGCCACGCAGGGCTTTGTGAAGATCCTTGCCGATGTCGAGACCGATCGGGTGCTGGGCGCGCATATCGTGGGCAAGAATGCTGGCGAGATGATCCATGAGCTGGTGACGCTGATGGAATTCTCCGGCGCCTCAGAAGATCTGGCGCGGACCACTCATGCGCACCCGACCCTGAGCGAAGCCATTCGCGAGGCCGCGCTGTCGCTCGGCGACGGTGCCATCCACATCTAG
- a CDS encoding LysE family transporter: MDFPWFEFLGLMLAFGINAVIPGADFAMVLRQAVAHGRREALFTSAGIATSILVHGTYTLLGVGVIVGQSLLLFNILKWAGAAYLVWLAIAALRSPPPQPPQVSDNAAARKGDMAAFALGFLTNLLNPKAVLFFLALFTSLVSVHTGGQIKVVYVGSMSIMLFAWFALVSIFFTTPSVRQAFFRFGRWFNRVTGITFLALAVRVALAQQR, translated from the coding sequence ATGGACTTTCCCTGGTTCGAATTTCTCGGCCTGATGCTGGCCTTCGGCATCAATGCCGTCATTCCGGGTGCCGATTTTGCCATGGTGCTGCGCCAAGCCGTGGCGCATGGACGGCGCGAGGCGCTCTTCACCTCTGCGGGCATTGCCACCTCGATCCTGGTCCATGGCACCTACACACTGCTGGGCGTTGGTGTGATCGTGGGACAGTCGCTGCTGCTGTTCAACATTCTGAAATGGGCGGGTGCGGCCTATCTGGTCTGGCTCGCCATAGCCGCGCTTCGTAGTCCGCCACCGCAACCACCGCAGGTGTCCGACAACGCTGCCGCGCGTAAAGGCGACATGGCCGCTTTCGCGCTGGGCTTCCTGACCAATCTGCTCAATCCCAAGGCGGTGCTGTTTTTCCTGGCGCTGTTCACTTCACTGGTGTCGGTGCATACCGGTGGCCAGATCAAGGTGGTCTATGTGGGCAGCATGAGCATCATGCTTTTTGCCTGGTTTGCATTGGTCTCGATCTTCTTTACGACCCCTTCGGTGCGGCAGGCCTTTTTCCGGTTCGGCCGGTGGTTTAATCGGGTGACCGGCATTACATTCCTGGCGTTGGCTGTGCGCGTCGCATTGGCACAGCAACGCTGA
- the odhB gene encoding 2-oxoglutarate dehydrogenase complex dihydrolipoyllysine-residue succinyltransferase, producing the protein MSTEIRVPTLGESVTEATIGQWFKKVGDAVAADEPVVELETDKVTIEVPAPAAGTLEAIAAQPGETVDVGALLGAIAAGSGAAASAPAAPPAEPKTDTPANNAAGPEVIKEEPAAKPVTATDRAPAPSAQKMINEKGLDADAISGSGKAGQVLKEDVLAALAKPASAPAPAAAKAAAAPRAPVAADDAEREERVKMTRLRQTIARRLKDAQNTAAMLTTFNEVDMKPVMDLRNQYKELFEKKHGVKLGFMGFFTKAVVHALKEIPAVNAEIDGDDLIYKQYAHIGVAVGTDKGLVVPVVRNADQMSIAEIEKEIGNLGKKARDGQLSMADMQGGTFTISNGGVYGSLMSTPILNAPQSGILGMHKIQERPVVVGGQIVIRPMMYLALSYDHRIVDGKEAVTFLVRVKESLEAPERLVLDL; encoded by the coding sequence ATGTCGACAGAAATCCGCGTCCCGACCCTGGGTGAAAGCGTCACCGAAGCCACGATCGGCCAGTGGTTCAAGAAGGTGGGCGATGCTGTTGCCGCCGACGAACCGGTGGTGGAGCTGGAAACCGACAAGGTGACCATCGAGGTGCCGGCACCGGCCGCCGGTACCCTTGAGGCCATTGCCGCCCAGCCGGGCGAAACGGTCGATGTTGGCGCCTTGCTCGGCGCCATCGCCGCGGGCTCGGGTGCTGCAGCATCGGCGCCCGCTGCGCCCCCGGCCGAGCCCAAGACCGATACGCCGGCCAATAACGCCGCCGGTCCCGAAGTGATCAAGGAAGAACCGGCAGCAAAGCCGGTGACCGCCACCGATCGCGCTCCGGCACCCTCGGCCCAGAAGATGATCAACGAGAAGGGCCTGGACGCTGACGCTATCTCCGGCTCAGGCAAGGCCGGTCAGGTGCTCAAGGAAGACGTATTGGCCGCCCTGGCAAAGCCAGCCTCCGCGCCGGCACCCGCCGCGGCCAAGGCAGCCGCTGCGCCGCGCGCGCCGGTTGCCGCGGATGATGCCGAGCGCGAAGAGCGGGTGAAAATGACCCGCCTGCGCCAGACCATTGCGCGGCGCTTGAAGGATGCGCAGAATACCGCTGCCATGCTGACCACCTTCAACGAGGTGGACATGAAGCCGGTCATGGACCTGCGCAATCAGTACAAGGAGCTCTTTGAAAAGAAGCACGGCGTCAAGCTTGGCTTTATGGGCTTCTTCACCAAGGCCGTGGTTCACGCGCTCAAAGAAATCCCGGCGGTCAATGCCGAGATCGATGGCGATGACCTGATCTACAAGCAATATGCCCATATCGGCGTGGCCGTGGGCACCGATAAGGGCCTGGTGGTTCCGGTGGTGCGCAATGCCGACCAGATGAGCATTGCCGAGATCGAGAAGGAAATCGGCAATCTGGGCAAGAAGGCCCGCGACGGCCAGCTCTCCATGGCCGACATGCAGGGCGGCACCTTCACCATTTCCAATGGTGGTGTTTATGGTTCGCTGATGTCGACGCCGATCCTCAACGCGCCCCAGTCGGGCATTCTGGGCATGCACAAGATCCAGGAACGTCCGGTCGTGGTCGGCGGGCAGATTGTCATCCGCCCGATGATGTACCTGGCGCTGAGCTATGATCACCGCATCGTGGACGGCAAGGAGGCCGTGACCTTCCTCGTTCGCGTCAAGGAGAGCCTGGAGGCGCCCGAGCGCCTGGTGCTCGACCTCTAA